A single window of Ischnura elegans chromosome 8, ioIscEleg1.1, whole genome shotgun sequence DNA harbors:
- the LOC124164459 gene encoding E3 ubiquitin-protein ligase RNF146 — protein MAESRDNKITRNGDDLEGRHAVLASSKDGVEDGGVPECAVCLQSCIHPCRLPCGHVFCFLCIKGTVATAHPGSVRRCAMCRREIPPDFLDKPVLLCPVFPAAPRDEASSTNPCAATEQEPEAYLWFYEGRNGWWQYDERTGAQLEGAHERGEACCEVLICGSLYTIDLVNKVQRRKGTMGRVRRIKRDVASAEKKGIAGLSWWQYDERTRMELECAYKRGERSCELLIAGFLYVADFDGMVQLRRGDPSRRRRIKRDLASIPVKGVAGLRPSPPQPPPQPVVVTTGGECSSLAPGGESPPLSRLVDDMARLNLSGCMVSGGSGVQPQQEREEEEEGSGVLWSPVSPDSAWVLTLSSDEDQL, from the exons ATGGCCGAGTCGAGAGACAACAAGATCACCAGGAATGGTGATGATTTGGAAGGGAGACATGCTGTTCTTGCGAGTTCCAAGGATGGTGTCGAAGacg GTGGTGTTCCGGAGTGTGCCGTTTGCTTGCAGTCTTGCATCCACCCATGCCGCCTGCCCTGTGGTCACGTCTTCTGCTTCCTATGTATCAAGGGGACAGTAGCCACGGCACACCCTGGCTCAGTCCGTCGCTGTGCCATGTGCCGCCGAGAGATCCCGCCAGACTTCCTGGACAAGCCTGTGTTGCTCTGCCCTGTGTTCCCGGCCGCTCCAAGAGATGAAGCGAGCTCAACCAATCCTTGTGCTGCCACTGAGCAGGAGCCAGAGGCCTACCTTTGGTTCTATGAGGGGCGAAATG GTTGGTGGCAGTACGATGAGCGCACGGGTGCTCAGTTAGAGGGTGCTCACGAGCGGGGAGAGGCATGCTGCGAGGTATTGATTTGCGGCTCCCTCTACACGATAGACCTTGTGAATAAGGTGCAACGCAGGAAGGGCACTATGGGTAGGGTGCGGAGGATCAAGCGGGACGTGGCGTCGGCTGAAAAGAAGGGCATAGCTGGCCTCA GCTGGTGGCAATACGATGAGCGGACCCGGATGGAGTTGGAGTGTGCATACAAGCGTGGAGAGCGGTCATGCGAGCTCCTCATTGCTGGCTTCCTGTACGTTGCGGATTTTGACGGCATGGTTCAGCTGCGTAGGGGTGACCCATCCAGGCGGCGCCGCATCAAGAGGGACCTGGCTTCAATCCCTGTCAAGGGTGTGGCTGGTCTCCGCCCCTCTCCCCCACAGCCGCCGCCACAGCCGGTGGTGGTGACGACGGGGGGCGAGTGCTCATCATTGGCCCCTGGGGGGGAGTCGCCTCCCCTGTCACGGCTGGTGGATGACATGGCCCGCCTCAATTTGTCTGGTTGCATGGTTTCGGGGGGTTCAGGGGTGCAGCCACAGCAGGagcgagaggaggaggaggaggggagtggCGTGCTGTGGTCGCCTGTCTCTCCCGACTCGGCCTGGGTGCTCACGCTCTCCTCAGATGAGGACCAGCTGTGA